The following coding sequences lie in one Primulina huaijiensis isolate GDHJ02 chromosome 2, ASM1229523v2, whole genome shotgun sequence genomic window:
- the LOC140970843 gene encoding uncharacterized protein isoform X1, with translation MRNMTSSASPKGIAAIVGVGAKLGRSIARKFAHEGYTVAILSRDLGRLSRFADEIAREEKARVFAIRIDCSESRSIKEAFEGVLSLGFVEVLVYNAYNPTSRNPTNFADIRLDHFQKSLAVSTVGAFHCAQQVLPRMVDRGRGTILFTGCSASLYGIAGFSDLCCGKFAMRGLAQCLAREFQPRGVHVAHVIIDGIVGAPRGRSSTSSVGELHGGVEAGSMDPDALAQTYWQLHAQDRCAWTREIDLRPT, from the exons ATGCGTAACATGACAAGCTCAGCCTCGCCGAAAGGCATCGCGGCCATAGTAGGCGTGGGGGCCAAGCTCGGACGGTCCATCGCCCGGAAATTCGCGCATGAAGGGTACACTGTCGCCATTCTATCCCGCGACCTAG GTAGACTATCCAGATTTGCAGATGAAATAGCGAGAGAAGAGAAAGCGCGGGTATTCGCAATCCGAATCGACTGCTCGGAGTCTCGAAGCATAAAGGAGGCATTCGAGGGGGTTCTGTCTCTGGGTTTCGTGGAAGTTTTAGTATACAACGCTTACAATCCAACATCGCGGAACCCCACCAATTTCGCCGATATCAGACTCGATCACTTCCAAAAATCCCTCGCCGTCTCCACCGTCGGCGCATTCCACTGCGCCCAACAG GTGCTTCCGCGCATGGTGGATAGAGGAAGAGGGACGATTCTGTTCACCGGCTGCTCCGCTTCTCTTTACGGGATTGCTGGCTTCTCCGACTTAT GCTGTGGGAAGTTTGCGATGAGAGGGTTAGCTCAATGCCTCGCCAGAGAATTCCAGCCTCGGGGAGTACACGTTGCTCATGTCATCATCGACGGCATAGTCGGCGCCCCTAG GGGAAGATCCTCAACTTCTTCGGTCGGCGAGTTGCATGGGGGAGTAGAAGCCGGGTCGATGGACCCAGATGCACTTGCTCAAACATATTGGCAACTGCACGCTCAGGACCGATGTGCCTGGACCCGAGAAATCGACCTTCGACCTACCTGA
- the LOC140970840 gene encoding pentatricopeptide repeat-containing protein At3g50420, producing MPPLPPIEASYLATLLLQKCAGAASLREARQLHALLITLTHYHQGSPFLHNNILSMYVRCGSLEDSQRVFDKMPQRNIISYNALISAYSRSPQQSYRTFRLVHELEDENLVANETTFTSLLHALSGPGNEVLGSLLHNRCIKRGFCNHLLVQTSLLGMYSGLGDMDCAKKVFCLMKDKDTTAWNAIISGCVKNGKIMEGLELFQNMLKDGVAPTQFTYSLVLKASAKLGDHVTGKLAHAQVLVSETYIDLPLQNVLLHMYCSCGDINALFKVFSRIESPDLVSWNSIIGGFSESGDGDMAMVMFVQLGRVSLVKPDEYTFAMVISGTGVYPAARCGKPLHAQIEKAGFARSLYICSALISMYFSNDDGKTSQKIFSAISNRDVVLWTDMIGGNGKIGESEIALKFFRGLCHEGFKLDNFALSSALSACADLATLKQGEMIHSMALKTGNDTETCVHGSLVNMYAKIGELKAAESVFSRVSYHDLKCWNSMLGGYGHHGKANEAFQIFDEILKHGLRPDHVTFVSLLAACGHCGLVNESRYFWNFMKESGLRPGPKHFSCMTSLLSRAGLTKEAERLIDESPFADEYLELWRTVLSSCIENRNSREGIRAAEQILAINPEDSAANILLTKLYAAAGRWDDVSKIRRNVREVASDKEPGLSWIEVNKNVHVFSSGDQSHLQNNEIQVELCKLLGNLMPIIEDRVDNIETSFQLRTHDN from the coding sequence ATGCCACCGTTGCCGCCGATTGAAGCTTCGTATTTGGCAACTCTCCTCTTACAGAAATGCGCCGGGGCAGCCTCTCTCCGGGAAGCTCGTCAGCTCCATGCCTTACTTATTACATTGACGCACTACCACCAGGGATCACCGTTTCTGCACAACAACATTCTGTCCATGTACGTGCGCTGCGGGTCTTTGGAGGACTCCCAGCGCGTGTTCGACAAAATGCCCCAAAGAAATATCATATCGTACAACGCGCTGATTTCAGCCTATTCGCGTAGTCCCCAACAATCCTATCGGACATTTCGTTTGGTTCACGAATTGGAAGACGAGAACCTGGTGGCAAATGAAACAACCTTCACCAGTCTTCTACACGCATTGTCGGGACCAGGAAACGAGGTATTGGGCTCTTTGTTGCATAACCGTTGTATAAAAAGAGGATTTTGCAACCATCTCCTTGTTCAGACCTCTCTACTTGGAATGTATTCGGGTTTGGGGGATATGGATTGTGCTAAAAAAGTGTTTTGTCTTATGAAGGACAAAGACACCACAGCTTGGAATGCAATTATTTCCGGTTGTGTGAAGAATGGAAAAATAATGGAAGGCCTCGAGCTTTTTCAGAATATGCTAAAGGATGGGGTTGCTCCTACCCAATTTACATATTCATTGGTTTTGAAAGCTAGTGCCAAGTTAGGAGATCATGTGACGGGGAAACTTGCGCATGCTCAAGTTCTTGTGTCGGAAACTTACATTGATTTGCCATTGCAAAATGTGTTGCTTCACATGTATTGTAGCTGTGGGGACATAAATGCGTTGTTTAAGGTTTTTTCGCGAATCGAGAGTCCAGATTTGGTTTCTTGGAACTCAATTATTGGCGGGTTTTCAGAGAGTGGAGACGGAGATATGGCAATGGTTATGTTTGTTCAGCTGGGGCGTGTATCACTTGTTAAACCTGATGAATATACTTTTGCAATGGTTATATCTGGTACAGGTGTATACCCTGCGGCCAGATGTGGGAAACCACTCCATGCCCAAATTGAGAAAGCCGGATTCGCAAGAAGTCTTTATATTTGTAGCGCACTCATCTCCATGTACTTCAGCAATGATGATGGCAAGACATCGCAAAAGATTTTCAGTGCTATTTCAAATAGAGATGTCGTTCTTTGGACTGATATGATTGGGGGGAACGGTAAGATTGGGGAAAGTGAGATTGCGTTGAAGTTCTTCCGTGGGTTGTGCCATGAAGGTTTCAAATTAGATAACTTCGCTTTAAGTAGTGCTTTAAGTGCGTGTGCTGATTTGGCGACTCTAAAACAAGGGGAGATGATTCATTCTATGGCATTAAAAACTGGAAATGACACTGAAACATGTGTTCATGGATCCTTAGTAAATATGTATGCAAAAATTGGGGAACTTAAAGCTGCTGAATCTGTGTTTTCTCGCGTGTCTTATCATGATTTGAAGTGTTGGAACTCAATGCTTGGAGGTTATGGTCACCATGGTAAAGCCAACGAagcatttcaaatatttgatgaGATTCTTAAACATGGCCTTAGACCGGATCATGTGACTTTCGTATCTTTACTAGCTGCTTGTGGTCATTGTGGCTTGGTGAATGAAAGTCGGTATTTCTGGAACTTCATGAAAGAAAGTGGTTTGAGACCAGGACCGAAGCATTTTTCTTGCATGACAAGCTTGTTAAGTCGAGCGGGATTAACGAAAGAGGCTGAGAGGCTGATCGATGAATCACCTTTTGCCGACGAGTATCTGGAATTATGGAGAACGGTTTTGAGTTCTTGTATCGAGAACAGAAATTCGAGAGAAGGTATCCGTGCTGCGGAGCAGATTTTAGCCATAAATCCCGAAGATAGTGCTGCAAATATACTGCTTACGAAGCTATACGCTGCAGCAGGGAGATGGGACGATGTCTCGAAAATAAGGAGAAACGTGAGAGAAGTTGCATCGGATAAAGAACCTGGTCTTAGTTGGATAGAGGTCAACAAAAATGTTCACGTGTTTTCTTCAGGGGATCAATCACACCTGCAAAATAATGAAATACAAGTTGAGCTGTGTAAACTTCTCGGGAACTTGATGCCCATTATTGAAGACCGAGTAGATAACATTGAGACCTCGTTTCAACTTCGTACACATGACAATTGA
- the LOC140970844 gene encoding reticulon-like protein B13: MSASPESQPAPPITQHQENPDWVRDIVLWRRKDAGILLLVAATVTWVAMEIYGFTFITLVSWLAMAIVVCLFAWGNLNRLFNREGTPDLSRLEISEQTTVETATLCHQLINEAIRMVLHMGAANEWFVFAGVVASFYALSLVGSYLDLLTICYIGILGGLTLPLTYVKNEEKINEYTEKLRIKSERLYFMLREKLQKMINKLTGKQKEPIKEQKTE, from the exons ATGTCCGCTTCACCGGAATCTCAGCCTGCTCCACCAATAACCCAGCACCAAGAAAATCCAG ATTGGGTGAGGGATATAGTGTTATGGAGAAGAAAGGATGCCGGTATTTTACTCCTTGTGGCGGCAACAGTTACATGGGTGGCGATGGAGATATATGGCTTTACGTTTATCACTTTGGTTTCTTGGCTGGCTATGGCGATTGTCGTGTGTTTGTTTGCTTGGGGGAATCTTAATCGTCTCTTCAATAG AGAGGGTACTCCAGACTTGTCAAGATTGGAAATCAGCGAGCAGACGACAGTAGAGACAGCCACTTTATGCCATCAGCTTATCAATGAAGCGATTCGAATGGTACTTCACATGGGGGCCGCGAATGAATGGTTTGTGTTCGCCGGAGTTGTGGCTTCTTTCTATGCACTTTCCTTGGTGGGAAGCTACTTAGATTTACTTACAATCTGCTACATAG GCATTTTGGGAGGATTGACATTGCCTTTGACATATGTGAAAAACGAGGAGAAGATAAACGAGTATACTGAGAAGTTGAGGATAAAATCGGAGAGGTTGTATTTCATGTTAAGGGAAAAGCTTCAGAAAATGATCAATAAGTTAACAGGGAAACAGAAAGAACCAATTAAGGAGCAGAAGACGGAGTAg
- the LOC140970845 gene encoding uncharacterized protein, translating into MHGVGSAGNASSSVRTRKEKRLSYVLNDADDTKHCAGINCLAVSKSAIAYGCDDLFTGSRDGTLKRWALAGDGATCSATFESHVDWVNDAILTGGDTLVSCSSDATVKVWNCSSDGKCVRTLRQHSDYVTCLSAVEQNNNVVASGGLGGEVFIWDLQAALAPITKSNDAPEDECSTGVGGFSSSLSSTSIRPISSSNNICQHATQWHGYVPVGAKGHKESVYALAANDRGTLLVSGGTEKVVRVWDPRTGSKTMKLRGHTDNIRALLLDSTGRYCLSGSSDSMIRLWDLGQQRCVHSYAVHADSVWALASTPTFSHVYSGGRDHSLYFTDLSTRESVLLCTKERPILQLALHEDGIWVATTDSTIHRWPAEVHNPLKIFQRGGSFLAGNLSFSRARVSVEGCTPVPIYKKPSFSIRGAAAIVQHEILNNRRHVLTKDTSGTVKLWEITKGVVIRNYGEISFEKKKEELFEMVSIPAWFTVDTRLGSLSVHLETPQCFSAEMYAVDLSIKGKPEDDKVNLARETLKGLLAHWLSKRRQRFGSQVLANGEIPPGKEISARTSTLSRVEGDGNSENDSTVYSPFEFSTACPPSLVTESSVGGPWRKKITDLNGTEDEKDFPWWVIDCVLNNRLPPRENTKCSFYLHPCDGFTGQLPTQGKLSAPRILRIHKVVNYVLEKMVLDKSMEDINADSAPAPAMTSGLVGDGSFRYGLEPLQKHKPSIEILCNNQAIPADMSLATVRGYIWKKPEDLILNYRVVAGR; encoded by the exons ATGCACGGTGTTGGCAGTGCAGGGAATGCATCTAGTTCAGTTCGTACTCGCAAGGAAAAGAGGTTGTCATATGTGTTAAACGACGCAGATGATACAAAG CATTGTGCTGGCATAAACTGCTTGGCTGTATCAAAGTCAGCTATAGCATATGGGTGTGATGATCTTTTCACTGGTAGTCGTGATGGCACATTGAAGAGATGGGCATTAGCTGGAGATGGTGCCACCTGTTCTGCTACGTTTGAGTCCCATGTTGATTGG GTCAATGATGCTATTCTTACAGGTGGTGACACATTAGTCTCTTGCTCTTCAGATGCCACTGTTAAG GTATGGAATTGCTCGTCTGATGGAAAATGTGTGAGGACGTTACGTCAGCACTCTGATTATGTCACTTGCCTTTCTGCAGTGGAACAAAAT AACAATGTTGTCGCTTCTGGTGGTCTTGGTGGGGAGGTTTTCATATGGGATCTTCAAGCTGCCCTTGCTCCAATCACCAAATCAAATGATGCACCTGAAGATGAATGTTCAACCGGTGTCGGTGGTTTCAGTTCCTCTTTATCGAGTACCAGCATTCGGCCAATAAGCTCAAGCAATAACATTTGTCAGCATGCCACTCAATGGCACGGATATGTTCCTGTTGGTGCAAAAGGCCATAAAGAGTCGGTTTATGCATTGGCCGCAAATGACAGGGGAACACTTCTTGTTTCTGGTGGAACTGAAAAG GTTGTGCGTGTTTGGGACCCAAGAACTGGTAGTAAAACCATGAAGCTGAGAGGACATACTGATAACATTAGAGCCCTACTGTTGGACTCTACAGGCAG ATATTGCTTATCTGGTTCCTCTGATTCTATGATCAG GTTATGGGATCTCGGTCAGCAGCGATGTGTGCATTCGTATGCTGTGCATGCTGACTCTGTCTGGGCACTTGCCAGCACTCCAACATTTAGCCATGTTTACAGTGGTGGAAGGGATCATTCT TTATATTTCACAGATTTGTCGACAAGAGAAAGTGTATTACTCTGTACAAAAGAACGTCCTATATTGCAATTGGCATTGCATGAGGATGGCATATGGGTTGCCACCACAGATTCTACTATACATAGATGGCCAGCTGAAGTGCATAATCCCCTGAAAATATTCCAAAGAGGTGGTTCTTTTTTAGCTGGGAACTTGTCATTTTCAAGGGCACGTGTTTCAGTTGAAGGGTGTACCCCT GTTCCTATTTATAAAAAACCATCATTTAGTATTCGCGGAGCTGCAGCAATAGTGCAGCATGAGATTTTAAACAATAGAAGACATGTCCTAACAAAG GACACCTCTGGTACTGTGAAGTTATGGGAAATTACGAAAGGCGTGGTTATTAGAAACTATGGAGAG ATTTCGTTtgagaagaagaaagaagaattATTTGAGATG GTGAGTATTCCTGCATGGTTCACTGTAGATACAAGGCTTGGGAGTTTGTCAGTACACTTGGAAACACCACAATGCTTTTCTGCTGAGATGTACGCCGTTGATCTCAGCATTAAGGGGAAACCAGAGGATGACAAG GTTAATTTGGCAAGAGAAACCCTTAAAGGGTTGTTGGCTCATTGGTTATCTAAAAGACGGCAGAGATTTGGGTCTCAAGTTTTAGCAAATGGAGAAATTCCACCTGGAAAGGAGATTTCTGCGAGGACGTCAACCTTATCTCGAGTTGAGGGGGATGGCAATTCTGAAAATGATTCTACCGTGTATTCGCCATTTGAGTTTTCGACTGCTTGCCCTCCTTCCTTAGTTACAGAAAGCTCTGTAGGAGGCCCGTGGAGAAAGAAAATTACTGATCTAAATGGAACTGAAGATGAGAAAGACTTTCCATGGTGGGTTATCGATTGTGTGTTGAATAATCGCTTGCCTCCCAGAGAAAATACCAA ATGTAGCTTCTATTTACATCCATGTGATGGTTTTACCGGACAGTTACCTACGCAAGGAAAACTAAGTGCTCCTCGCATTTTGAGAATACATAAA GTGGTAAATTATGTTTTAGAAAAGATGGTGCTTGATAAGTCAATGGAAGATATTAATGCCGACAGTGCACCTGCTCCAGCTATGACAAGTGGTCTTGTTGGAGATGGTTCTTTTCGTTATGGATTGGAACCTTTGCAAAAACATAAGCCTTCTATCGAGATCTTGTGCAATAACCAGGCAA TACCTGCAGACATGAGCTTGGCCACTGTACGGGGATACATATGGAAGAAACCTGAAGATCTTATCCTGAACTACAGAGTGGTGGCAGGCAGATGA
- the LOC140957781 gene encoding methyl jasmonate esterase 1-like, with protein sequence MEENKKQKQHVVLIHGACHGAWCWYKVTTLLRSQGHRVTALDMAAAGANTKPLAEVTTFSDYSQTLMDFMEALPEEERVVLVGHSMGGISISLAMEKYPKKIVVAVFVTAFMPGPNLIVHTIRQEHERQVETFLDCQVSFSNGEDKPPTSFLLGPKFMSSHLYQLSPPEDLTLATSLVRPIGRYQDAPDLSKETLLSEENYGSVRRVYVICEQDYVLRKEYQEWMIENNPTHEVKMIHDADHMVMFSKPQELCLCLQQIIGK encoded by the exons ATGGAAGAGAACAAGAAGCAAAAACAACACGTCGTGCTGATTCATGGCGCATGCCATGGTGCATGGTGTTGGTACAAAGTTACGACACTGCTGAGATCCCAAGGCCACCGTGTGACCGCCCTCGACATGGCTGCTGCCGGAGCTAATACCAAACCTTTGGCAGAGGTTACTACTTTCTCTGACTATTCACAGACGCTGATGGATTTCATGGAGGCTTTGCCAGAGGAGGAGAGGGTGGTTCTTGTCGGGCATAGCATGGGTGGGATTAGTATATCTCTTGCCATGGAAAAATACCCCAAGAAAATTGTTGTTGCTGTTTTTGTTACTGCCTTCATGCCCGGCCCTAACCTAATTGTCCATACTATTCGTCAAGAG CACGAAAGGCAAGTGGAGACTTTTTTGGACTGCCAAGTATCATTTAGCAATGGAGAGGACAAACCTCCCACCTCCTTCCTCTTAGGCCCAAAGTTTATGTCCTCTCACTTGTATCAACTTTCGCCACCCGAG GATTTGACTCTGGCAACGTCATTGGTGAGACCCATTGGACGTTATCAGGATGCGCCTGATCTGTCGAAAGAAACTCTTCTGTCGGAAGAAAATTACGGTTCGGTTCGACGTGTTTACGTGATTTGCGAACAGGATTACGTCTTAAGGAAAGAGTACCAGGAGTGGATGattgaaaataatccaacacATGAGGTGAAGATGATTCATGATGCTGATCATATGGTCATGTTCTCTAAACCCCAAGAATTGTGTCTCTGCCTACAACAAATCAttggaaaataa
- the LOC140960470 gene encoding uncharacterized protein has protein sequence MIQELLGGGNVGLIAGERSNISSPNGGFLVGPVSPSPSSTPSPSSSAGAAATAAAAAMENLRCPRCDSSNTKFCYYNNYNLTQPRHFCKTCRRYWTKGGALRNVPIGGGCRKNKSTSISAAVGKSSTAGKLKTFSSEMGKAAFFSGFEHADAFTQSPILWATPQNSNILSLLRANQNPNPNPLSNPGKEEVGLFGSHLVTDCSVSNGGFHTRALGFDPLGPIQVPSIGLSNSFHRDNQHQAQASQTFILGEVKNNGIQELYQKLRSSTNIYPEIAPQVILGSMVSSSSSSTIFESAPIAGAEIGFCNSTMYWPTDLPTTNGAYP, from the coding sequence ATGATTCAAGAGCTTCTTGGGGGAGGCAATGTTGGCTTAATAGCTGGAGAAAGATCCAATATCTCTAGCCCTAATGGAGGATTTCTTGTTGGCCCGGTTTCTCCTTCTCCGTCCAGTACTCCGTCACCCTCTTCTTCTGCTGGAGCAGCTGCCACTGCAGCTGCTGCTGCGATGGAGAATCTGAGATGCCCACGATGCGATTCTTCAAACACGAAATTCTGTTACTATAACAACTACAATCTCACTCAGCCACGCCATTTCTGCAAGACTTGCCGCCGCTACTGGACAAAAGGTGGGGCCTTGCGAAACGTTCCAATTGGAGGTGGATGCCGGAAGAACAAGAGCACCAGCATATCTGCGGCCGTTGGGAAGTCTTCAACTGCCGGAAAGTTGAAAACTTTCTCATCGGAGATGGGGAAAGCAGCCTTTTTCAGTGGATTTGAGCACGCTGATGCTTTCACTCAAAGCCCTATTTTATGGGCCACCCCGCAGAATTCTAACATACTTTCTTTACTCAGAGCAAACCAAAACCCTAATCCGAATCCACTGTCTAATCCAGGAAAAGAAGAAGTTGGTTTATTTGGATCACACTTGGTGACAGATTGTTCCGTTTCCAATGGCGGATTTCACACTCGGGCCTTAGGCTTCGACCCTTTAGGCCCGATCCAGGTTCCATCCATCGGCCTGTCAAATTCTTTCCACAGAGACAATCAACACCAAGCTCAAGCAAGCCAAACCTTTATTCTTGGTGAAGTTAAAAATAATGGGATTCAAGAACTGTATCAAAAGCTCAGATCTTCAACAAATATTTATCCTGAAATTGCACCGCAGGTAATTCTTGGAAGCATGGTGTCGTCGTCTTCTTCTTCCACCATTTTCGAATCGGCACCCATTGCCGGAGCTGAAATCGGCTTCTGCAATTCAACTATGTATTGGCCGACAGATCTGCCCACAACAAATGGTGCTTACCCTTAA
- the LOC140970841 gene encoding dof zinc finger protein DOF3.4-like translates to MASEVSERKATKSAHVGLQPPEPEHLPCPRCDSINTKFCYYNNYNFSQPRHFCKSCRRYWTHGGTLRDIPIGGGSRKNAKRSRTGVADASSGAVAPFSSTRQDFRRLPVMNSQFLMPLATDHGAAVQFMEAKAGLNLNACGSYTSLLNTQGLLTLSGFGLGIGPGFEDMSFGLGRSVWPFAGMVEGGPTGAGVGGSSLSGDTWQSENGRSGFVGSGDCFSIPTPAALLK, encoded by the coding sequence ATGGCGAGTGAGGTTTCTGAAAGGAAGGCCACCAAGTCTGCTCACGTTGGTTTGCAGCCACCTGAGCCAGAACATCTTCCCTGCCCCCGCTGCGACTCCATCAACACCAAGTTTTGCTACTACAACAACTACAACTTCTCCCAGCCCCGCCACTTCTGCAAGTCCTGCCGTCGCTACTGGACCCACGGCGGAACTCTCCGTGACATCCCCATCGGTGGTGGCAGCAGAAAGAATGCCAAGCGCTCTCGTACCGGCGTAGCTGATGCCAGTTCTGGCGCCGTTGCCCCGTTTTCATCAACTCGTCAAGACTTCCGCCGCCTTCCAGTAATGAATTCTCAGTTTCTGATGCCCCTAGCGACCGATCACGGCGCAGCCGTACAGTTTATGGAAGCTAAGGCGGGGCTGAACCTGAACGCTTGTGGGAGTTATACTTCTTTGTTGAATACTCAAGGGCTGTTGACTTTGAGTGGATTTGGGCTTGGTATTGGGCCTGGGTTTGAAGATATGAGCTTCGGCCTTGGAAGATCGGTGTGGCCCTTTGCTGGGATGGTGGAAGGTGGGCCGACAGGTGCTGGGGTTGGCGGGTCAAGCTTGTCCGGAGACACGTGGCAGTCTGAGAATGGGAGGAGTGGGTTTGTGGGAAGCGGGGATTGTTTCTCCATTCCCACACCCGCTGCTTTACTGAAATGA
- the LOC140970843 gene encoding uncharacterized protein isoform X2: MRNMTSSASPKGIAAIVGVGAKLGRSIARKFAHEGYTVAILSRDLGQLSRFADEIAREEKARVFAIRIDCSESRSIKEAFEGVLSLGFVEVLVYNAYNPTSRNPTNFADIRLDHFQKSLAVSTVGAFHCAQQVLPRMVDRGRGTILFTGCSASLYGIAGFSDLCCGKFAMRGLAQCLAREFQPRGVHVAHVIIDGIVGAPRGRSSTSSVGELHGGVEAGSMDPDALAQTYWQLHAQDRCAWTREIDLRPT, translated from the exons ATGCGTAACATGACAAGCTCAGCCTCGCCGAAAGGCATCGCGGCCATAGTAGGCGTGGGGGCCAAGCTCGGACGGTCCATCGCCCGGAAATTCGCGCATGAAGGGTACACTGTCGCCATTCTATCCCGCGACCTAGGCCA ACTATCCAGATTTGCAGATGAAATAGCGAGAGAAGAGAAAGCGCGGGTATTCGCAATCCGAATCGACTGCTCGGAGTCTCGAAGCATAAAGGAGGCATTCGAGGGGGTTCTGTCTCTGGGTTTCGTGGAAGTTTTAGTATACAACGCTTACAATCCAACATCGCGGAACCCCACCAATTTCGCCGATATCAGACTCGATCACTTCCAAAAATCCCTCGCCGTCTCCACCGTCGGCGCATTCCACTGCGCCCAACAG GTGCTTCCGCGCATGGTGGATAGAGGAAGAGGGACGATTCTGTTCACCGGCTGCTCCGCTTCTCTTTACGGGATTGCTGGCTTCTCCGACTTAT GCTGTGGGAAGTTTGCGATGAGAGGGTTAGCTCAATGCCTCGCCAGAGAATTCCAGCCTCGGGGAGTACACGTTGCTCATGTCATCATCGACGGCATAGTCGGCGCCCCTAG GGGAAGATCCTCAACTTCTTCGGTCGGCGAGTTGCATGGGGGAGTAGAAGCCGGGTCGATGGACCCAGATGCACTTGCTCAAACATATTGGCAACTGCACGCTCAGGACCGATGTGCCTGGACCCGAGAAATCGACCTTCGACCTACCTGA
- the LOC140970843 gene encoding uncharacterized protein isoform X3: MKGRLSRFADEIAREEKARVFAIRIDCSESRSIKEAFEGVLSLGFVEVLVYNAYNPTSRNPTNFADIRLDHFQKSLAVSTVGAFHCAQQVLPRMVDRGRGTILFTGCSASLYGIAGFSDLCCGKFAMRGLAQCLAREFQPRGVHVAHVIIDGIVGAPRGRSSTSSVGELHGGVEAGSMDPDALAQTYWQLHAQDRCAWTREIDLRPT, from the exons ATGAAGG GTAGACTATCCAGATTTGCAGATGAAATAGCGAGAGAAGAGAAAGCGCGGGTATTCGCAATCCGAATCGACTGCTCGGAGTCTCGAAGCATAAAGGAGGCATTCGAGGGGGTTCTGTCTCTGGGTTTCGTGGAAGTTTTAGTATACAACGCTTACAATCCAACATCGCGGAACCCCACCAATTTCGCCGATATCAGACTCGATCACTTCCAAAAATCCCTCGCCGTCTCCACCGTCGGCGCATTCCACTGCGCCCAACAG GTGCTTCCGCGCATGGTGGATAGAGGAAGAGGGACGATTCTGTTCACCGGCTGCTCCGCTTCTCTTTACGGGATTGCTGGCTTCTCCGACTTAT GCTGTGGGAAGTTTGCGATGAGAGGGTTAGCTCAATGCCTCGCCAGAGAATTCCAGCCTCGGGGAGTACACGTTGCTCATGTCATCATCGACGGCATAGTCGGCGCCCCTAG GGGAAGATCCTCAACTTCTTCGGTCGGCGAGTTGCATGGGGGAGTAGAAGCCGGGTCGATGGACCCAGATGCACTTGCTCAAACATATTGGCAACTGCACGCTCAGGACCGATGTGCCTGGACCCGAGAAATCGACCTTCGACCTACCTGA